The following are encoded in a window of Castanea sativa cultivar Marrone di Chiusa Pesio chromosome 5, ASM4071231v1 genomic DNA:
- the LOC142636924 gene encoding histone H3.2: MARTKQTARKSTGGKAPRKQLATKAARKSAPATGGVKKPHRFRPGTVALREIRKYQKSTELLIRKLPFQRLVREIAQDFKTDLRFQSSAVAALQEAAEAYLVGLFEDTNLCAIHAKRVTIMPKDIQLARRIRGERA; the protein is encoded by the coding sequence ATGGCTCGTACCAAGCAAACCGCTCGCAAATCCACCGGCGGAAAGGCACCGAGGAAGCAATTGGCCACCAAGGCTGCTCGGAAATCTGCTCCGGCCACCGGAGGAGTGAAGAAGCCCCACAGGTTCAGGCCAGGAACCGTGGCTCTCCGTGAGATCCGAAAGTACCAGAAGAGCACTGAGCTCTTGATCCGAAAGCTCCCATTCCAGCGCTTGGTTCGTGAAATCGCTCAGGATTTCAAGACCGATCTCCGATTCCAGAGCTCCGCCGTGGCTGCGCTACAAGAGGCCGCGGAGGCTTACCTTGTGGGACTCTTTGAGGACACCAATCTCTGCGCTATTCACGCTAAGAGAGTCACCATCATGCCTAAGGATATTCAGCTCGCTAGGAGGATCAGGGGTGAGCGTGCTTAG